Proteins from one Aulosira sp. FACHB-615 genomic window:
- a CDS encoding helix-turn-helix transcriptional regulator: MRFLYHPDRKDISLPAVLYALGDPVRLEIVRLLASKGEQCCADFDFAIAKSTMSNHFKILRESGVVLTHKEGTQHINQLRREDLELLFPGLLEAVLRSSQPLLCQKSMVKSQ, translated from the coding sequence ATGAGATTTTTATATCATCCAGACAGAAAAGACATATCATTACCGGCGGTGTTGTATGCCTTGGGCGACCCAGTGCGGCTAGAGATTGTGAGATTATTAGCGAGTAAAGGGGAGCAATGCTGCGCGGATTTTGATTTTGCGATCGCCAAGTCTACCATGTCCAACCACTTTAAGATTCTGAGAGAGTCAGGAGTAGTCCTGACCCATAAAGAAGGAACCCAGCACATTAATCAGTTGCGGCGCGAAGATTTAGAATTGTTATTTCCTGGTTTATTAGAAGCAGTATTGCGATCGTCTCAACCATTATTGTGTCAAAAATCAATGGTCAAGAGTCAATAG
- the trxA gene encoding thioredoxin codes for MSSVTNVTESTFKPEVLESEVPVLVDFWAPWCGPCRMVAPVVDEVANEYEGQIKVVKVNTDQNPTVASHYGIRTIPTLMIFKDGRQVDTMVGAVPKSTLTKTLAQHIPQE; via the coding sequence ATGTCATCCGTTACAAATGTTACAGAATCCACATTCAAGCCAGAAGTTTTAGAAAGTGAGGTTCCAGTTTTAGTAGATTTTTGGGCTCCTTGGTGTGGCCCTTGTCGGATGGTTGCGCCAGTAGTCGATGAAGTTGCCAATGAATACGAAGGACAGATAAAAGTAGTGAAGGTGAACACCGATCAAAATCCTACTGTTGCCAGTCATTATGGAATTCGCACCATACCCACACTCATGATTTTTAAGGATGGGCGACAAGTAGATACGATGGTTGGTGCAGTGCCAAAATCTACATTAACTAAGACTTTAGCACAGCATATTCCACAGGAATAA
- a CDS encoding SDR family NAD(P)-dependent oxidoreductase: MDLKLDNKSALVSGSTTGIGFAIAQTLAQEGAAVIVNGRSEQRVTQAIDKIKQTTPDAKVTGIVADLATPAGVEQVFAQVPQVDILINNLGIYEPKAFFEITDEDWLHILEVNVLSGVRLSRKYLQKMLAQNWGRVIFISSESGVQIPVEMIHYGVTKTAQISLARGLAELTVGTGVTVNSVLPGPTRSEGVEEFITQMGKEKGISASEVEAEFFQKVRPSSLIQRFATNEEVATLVAYLSSPLASATNGAAVRVDGGVIRSI, encoded by the coding sequence ATGGATTTGAAATTAGATAATAAATCAGCGTTAGTTAGTGGTTCGACCACAGGTATTGGTTTTGCGATCGCCCAAACTTTAGCACAAGAAGGCGCAGCAGTAATTGTCAATGGTCGCAGTGAACAACGAGTCACCCAGGCGATTGACAAGATTAAGCAAACCACTCCTGATGCAAAAGTTACAGGTATTGTTGCCGATTTAGCAACACCAGCCGGAGTCGAGCAAGTTTTTGCTCAAGTTCCGCAAGTTGATATCCTGATTAATAATTTGGGAATTTACGAACCGAAAGCATTTTTTGAAATTACTGACGAAGATTGGCTGCATATATTGGAAGTAAACGTACTTAGCGGAGTGCGTTTAAGTCGTAAATATCTGCAAAAAATGTTGGCGCAAAACTGGGGAAGAGTGATTTTTATCTCCAGCGAGTCTGGTGTTCAAATTCCTGTAGAAATGATTCACTATGGGGTGACGAAAACGGCTCAAATTTCTCTCGCCAGGGGTTTAGCAGAACTGACCGTTGGTACAGGAGTGACAGTAAATTCTGTGCTACCAGGGCCTACACGTTCAGAAGGCGTTGAGGAATTTATTACCCAAATGGGGAAAGAAAAGGGAATCAGCGCCAGTGAAGTTGAGGCGGAATTTTTTCAAAAAGTACGTCCCAGTTCTCTTATCCAACGCTTTGCAACTAACGAAGAAGTCGCCACACTCGTAGCTTACCTTTCCAGTCCTCTGGCTTCCGCAACTAATGGTGCGGCTGTCCGGGTTGATGGTGGTGTCATTCGGTCAATTTAG
- a CDS encoding nitroreductase family protein, giving the protein MNQIAQTKALDVPTAILQRRSIKTFKTDPIAPELLKQLVELTVAAPSSFNIQDWRIILVQDEAQKAALAAASWNQKQVIEAPVTFVFAADVTAGEQDLTPILDQGLQTGAWNEGTVNYFRNSIPQFQAGLGDKRREYAIKDAIIASTHLVLAAESLGLSTCFMNGWIEDKVKEVIGATDDPNLAIAVIVPVGYAAEPRLNPGRLPFSYNVFVDRVGNPYQG; this is encoded by the coding sequence ATGAATCAAATCGCTCAAACAAAAGCTTTAGATGTACCTACCGCTATTCTTCAGCGTCGTTCGATCAAAACTTTTAAAACAGATCCCATTGCGCCAGAATTACTCAAGCAACTGGTAGAGTTAACTGTAGCCGCACCCAGTAGCTTTAACATTCAAGACTGGCGGATTATTTTGGTGCAAGATGAAGCGCAAAAAGCAGCTTTAGCTGCTGCATCTTGGAATCAAAAGCAAGTTATTGAAGCACCTGTAACTTTTGTGTTTGCGGCTGATGTTACGGCTGGTGAACAAGATTTGACTCCAATTTTAGACCAGGGATTGCAAACTGGGGCTTGGAATGAAGGTACAGTCAACTATTTTAGAAATTCCATTCCGCAATTCCAAGCTGGTTTAGGAGACAAGCGCCGGGAATACGCCATCAAAGATGCGATTATTGCTTCTACTCATTTAGTATTAGCAGCTGAAAGCTTGGGGTTATCCACCTGCTTTATGAATGGCTGGATTGAAGACAAAGTAAAAGAAGTAATTGGTGCAACAGATGATCCAAATTTAGCGATCGCTGTTATCGTTCCTGTAGGTTATGCCGCAGAACCTCGCTTAAATCCCGGCCGCTTACCATTTTCTTACAACGTGTTCGTAGATAGAGTCGGTAATCCATATCAAGGTTAG
- a CDS encoding glutathione binding-like protein, producing MIELYYWTTPNGHKITIFLEEAEIPYKIVPINIGAGDQFQPDFLKISPNNRIPAIIDHEPADGGAPVSIFESGAILLYLAEKTGKLIPADFRKRVEVLQWLFWQMAGLGPMAGQNHHFSSYAPEKIEYAINRYVNETGRLYAVLNKQLADREFIAGEYSIADIAAYPWIVPYERQSQKLEDFPNIKRWFETIKARPATVRAYEKAEAFKNQALDVEKSRSLLFNQSANTVAN from the coding sequence ATGATTGAGCTTTACTATTGGACAACGCCCAACGGTCATAAAATCACGATATTTCTGGAAGAAGCGGAAATACCTTATAAAATTGTGCCTATTAATATCGGTGCTGGGGATCAGTTTCAACCAGATTTTCTCAAGATTTCTCCTAACAATCGTATCCCGGCGATTATTGACCATGAACCAGCAGATGGCGGTGCGCCAGTCTCTATTTTTGAATCTGGGGCAATTTTGCTGTATTTAGCTGAAAAAACCGGGAAATTGATTCCTGCTGATTTCAGAAAACGAGTAGAAGTGCTGCAATGGTTGTTTTGGCAAATGGCAGGTTTGGGGCCAATGGCGGGACAGAATCATCACTTTAGCAGCTATGCTCCCGAAAAAATTGAGTATGCAATTAACCGTTATGTCAACGAAACGGGACGCTTATACGCGGTGCTAAATAAGCAACTGGCAGATAGAGAATTTATCGCTGGTGAATATTCTATTGCAGATATCGCCGCCTATCCTTGGATTGTGCCTTACGAACGCCAAAGCCAAAAACTAGAAGATTTCCCCAATATCAAACGCTGGTTTGAAACTATTAAAGCTCGTCCCGCCACAGTTCGCGCCTACGAAAAAGCCGAAGCTTTCAAAAATCAAGCTTTAGATGTGGAAAAATCCCGCAGTTTGTTATTCAATCAATCAGCAAACACAGTTGCAAATTAA
- a CDS encoding MFS transporter, translating into MGRLIGQTDKTPVSLGLLGAAAFMVIADVRVIDPLLHIIAKEFNVGVGSAAVIVSAYTIPYGLFQLVYGPLGDRIGKLKVITGALTAFAVGTALCAFVSNIALLTLLRFLTGVFAAGIIPVTLAYIGDNFPYTERQAAIGKYLSALVLGQILGGSLGGIFGEYISWRDIFLVFGIVSLAIAGLLWRGTRNFRDGNRSTERFSLATFKPYYQLLTQPTARKVIIAVFIEGFCLMGAFAYCGAFLRERYGLPYVTIGFMLSSFGLGGLVYSRSVKWLVQRLGEVGLMGVGGWLMCICFLAIALLHNWLLFIPFCTLMGLAFYMMHSTLQTQATELAPEARGTAVSLFAFNLFIGQGIGAAVFGRVVDNFGYVPCFIIAGITLAVLATWLFTKGKTNQEEARG; encoded by the coding sequence GTGGGTAGGTTAATAGGGCAAACAGATAAAACACCTGTTTCTTTGGGATTGTTGGGTGCTGCTGCTTTTATGGTAATTGCCGATGTGCGAGTGATAGATCCGCTACTGCATATTATTGCCAAGGAATTTAATGTTGGTGTGGGTAGCGCGGCGGTGATTGTTTCAGCTTATACCATTCCTTATGGATTATTCCAGTTAGTTTACGGGCCGTTGGGCGATCGCATCGGTAAATTAAAAGTGATTACAGGCGCATTAACAGCCTTTGCTGTGGGGACAGCCCTTTGTGCCTTTGTCTCGAATATTGCCCTACTTACCTTATTGCGGTTTCTCACCGGGGTGTTTGCTGCGGGGATTATTCCTGTTACCTTGGCTTATATTGGGGATAATTTTCCCTACACAGAACGTCAAGCCGCCATTGGTAAATATTTGAGTGCATTGGTACTGGGTCAAATTCTCGGCGGTAGTTTAGGCGGGATATTTGGCGAGTATATTAGCTGGCGCGATATCTTTTTAGTATTTGGGATTGTTTCTTTAGCGATCGCTGGTTTACTATGGCGAGGAACACGTAATTTTCGAGATGGAAATCGTTCTACAGAGCGATTTAGTCTAGCAACATTCAAGCCATATTACCAATTACTCACTCAACCCACTGCCCGGAAGGTAATTATCGCTGTCTTTATTGAAGGCTTTTGCTTAATGGGAGCATTTGCTTACTGTGGTGCATTTCTGCGCGAGCGATACGGCTTACCTTATGTAACTATTGGGTTTATGTTGAGTAGTTTTGGTTTGGGTGGACTAGTTTATAGCCGCAGCGTGAAGTGGTTAGTACAGCGACTAGGCGAAGTTGGACTGATGGGAGTTGGTGGCTGGTTAATGTGCATTTGCTTTTTAGCGATCGCATTATTACACAATTGGCTATTATTTATTCCCTTCTGCACCCTGATGGGGTTGGCTTTTTATATGATGCACAGCACCCTGCAAACCCAAGCCACCGAACTCGCACCAGAAGCACGGGGTACAGCAGTATCTTTGTTTGCCTTTAACTTATTTATCGGTCAGGGAATTGGTGCCGCCGTATTTGGTAGGGTGGTAGATAACTTTGGCTATGTACCTTGCTTTATCATTGCCGGAATTACCCTTGCTGTACTCGCAACTTGGTTATTTACAAAAGGCAAAACTAATCAAGAAGAGGCAAGAGGTTAG
- a CDS encoding class I SAM-dependent methyltransferase, producing MLSNFPNLLRKKEVIVIKTVEYSTLKPYLASNINADLDAQSILTYPISQKTLAIEANSYYFGHPEWAKNYFEACHRNDIFKSRWQAATGSWDDKIVVDIGCGPGNLFATLGGKPKLLIGVDVSYGGLEMAQSLGYTPVLADAHNLPFVSGFADIVAVNATLHHCDQMDVVLAEAARLVRPGGILITDHDPHCSAWNFQGLGMWLWQFRLGLYRLIKRGGHASAAEQNWGLATEVHHQPGDGVTAEMFHRTLEPLGFTVKTYPHNHHLGAETFEGNYGQSEWKYRFAQFLSGINPDSPQAALSLMCVATRHTEC from the coding sequence TTGTTGAGCAATTTTCCTAATTTATTACGTAAAAAGGAGGTAATAGTTATCAAAACTGTTGAATATTCCACCCTCAAACCTTACCTGGCATCTAACATTAATGCTGACTTAGATGCACAAAGTATTTTAACTTATCCCATCTCCCAAAAAACCCTAGCAATAGAAGCCAATAGTTATTACTTTGGGCATCCTGAATGGGCAAAAAACTACTTTGAAGCTTGTCACCGTAACGATATATTCAAATCTCGTTGGCAAGCTGCTACGGGCAGTTGGGATGACAAAATTGTAGTAGATATCGGTTGCGGCCCTGGTAATCTCTTTGCCACACTTGGGGGTAAACCAAAATTACTTATTGGTGTGGATGTGAGTTATGGCGGACTGGAAATGGCACAAAGTCTTGGCTATACCCCGGTGTTAGCAGATGCCCATAACTTGCCGTTTGTTTCTGGTTTTGCTGATATTGTGGCGGTAAATGCCACTTTGCATCATTGTGATCAAATGGATGTGGTTTTAGCAGAAGCAGCGCGTTTAGTTCGTCCTGGGGGAATTTTAATCACCGACCATGACCCGCATTGCAGTGCTTGGAATTTCCAAGGCTTGGGTATGTGGTTATGGCAATTCCGGTTAGGACTTTATCGGCTAATTAAACGCGGTGGTCATGCTTCCGCCGCAGAACAAAATTGGGGACTAGCCACCGAAGTTCATCACCAACCGGGGGATGGAGTCACAGCAGAAATGTTTCACAGAACTTTAGAACCCCTTGGGTTTACTGTCAAAACTTACCCTCACAATCATCATTTAGGTGCAGAAACTTTTGAGGGTAATTACGGCCAGTCGGAATGGAAGTATCGCTTTGCTCAATTTTTGTCGGGGATCAATCCCGATTCACCACAAGCAGCCCTATCATTGATGTGTGTTGCTACTCGACATACTGAGTGTTGA
- a CDS encoding alpha/beta fold hydrolase — protein MPKVQVNGIDIFYEVKGTGEPVLLIAGFMCDRTYWSLLLPHLGSKYQVIRFDNRGIGQSFIPNSPYSTQQMAQDAAALLDILGIKKAHIIGHSMGGQIAQELTLLYPEKVKSLILLSSLAKGNKRFNSLIETWGNLAGKIDLMLYEKLILPWIFTDDFYAIPEMIDQLIEWAINYPFAPTTQGIYHQSRAIINHDTTERIKDIHCPTLVMVGKQDILTPVAFSEQLAQNIPQAELQVIEHGGHGFLIESTAAVIQAILKFLAKFQQ, from the coding sequence ATGCCCAAAGTTCAGGTTAACGGAATTGACATATTTTACGAAGTTAAAGGTACTGGCGAACCTGTATTGTTGATTGCTGGGTTTATGTGCGATCGCACTTATTGGTCGCTACTACTACCACACTTAGGTTCTAAGTATCAAGTTATTCGTTTTGATAACAGAGGTATCGGTCAAAGTTTCATTCCCAATAGTCCTTATAGCACTCAGCAAATGGCTCAAGATGCCGCCGCATTATTAGATATTCTTGGTATTAAAAAAGCACATATTATTGGTCATTCAATGGGTGGTCAAATCGCTCAGGAATTAACTTTGTTATATCCTGAAAAAGTTAAAAGTTTAATTTTACTTTCTTCTTTAGCTAAAGGTAATAAGCGATTTAATAGTTTAATTGAAACTTGGGGTAATCTTGCTGGAAAAATAGATTTAATGTTATATGAAAAGCTAATATTGCCTTGGATATTTACTGATGATTTTTACGCTATTCCCGAAATGATAGACCAACTAATTGAATGGGCAATTAACTATCCTTTTGCACCTACCACACAGGGAATATACCATCAAAGCCGCGCCATTATTAATCATGACACGACAGAGAGAATTAAAGATATTCATTGTCCAACATTAGTCATGGTTGGTAAACAAGATATTCTCACGCCTGTAGCCTTTTCAGAACAACTGGCTCAAAATATCCCTCAAGCTGAACTGCAAGTAATTGAACATGGTGGTCATGGTTTTTTAATTGAATCAACAGCAGCAGTTATTCAAGCTATACTCAAGTTTTTAGCGAAATTTCAGCAATAG
- a CDS encoding bifunctional 2-polyprenyl-6-hydroxyphenol methylase/3-demethylubiquinol 3-O-methyltransferase UbiG, with protein sequence MEDLKQKIASFSKKDLEVRKNWYSPAAEAYNKARPRYPQNFIEQVIQLSQLSPDCKILEVGCGPGTATISFAQLGYSMLCLEPNPDFCELAKQNCSSYPNVEIQNTSFEEWSLQPEQFDAVLAASSFHWIPAEIGYPKAASALKENGHLLLFWNKELQPSYEVYQSLSAIYQKHAPSLDRYEDWEAQQKVFQEFGNILIDSGKFKDIQFGQVKSDVVYSTDEYLMLLNTYSPYIKLEPDIKKALFAELSQIIDHDFGGSLLLSYISAFHIGRKI encoded by the coding sequence ATGGAAGACCTCAAACAAAAAATAGCCAGTTTCTCTAAAAAAGATTTGGAAGTGCGAAAAAATTGGTACTCGCCAGCAGCCGAGGCGTATAACAAAGCTAGACCTCGTTATCCCCAAAATTTTATTGAGCAAGTTATTCAGCTTTCCCAGTTATCACCAGATTGCAAAATTTTGGAAGTAGGATGTGGCCCTGGAACAGCAACAATTTCCTTTGCTCAATTAGGTTATTCGATGCTTTGTTTAGAACCAAATCCAGATTTTTGTGAGTTGGCTAAACAAAATTGTTCCTCTTATCCAAATGTGGAAATTCAAAATACATCTTTTGAAGAATGGAGTTTGCAACCTGAACAGTTTGATGCTGTTTTAGCCGCCAGTTCTTTTCATTGGATACCAGCAGAGATAGGATATCCCAAAGCGGCAAGTGCTTTAAAAGAAAATGGTCATTTACTTTTATTCTGGAATAAAGAATTACAACCGAGTTATGAGGTTTATCAAAGCTTGTCGGCAATTTATCAAAAACACGCGCCCTCTCTCGACCGTTATGAAGATTGGGAAGCCCAACAAAAAGTATTTCAAGAATTTGGCAATATATTAATTGATTCAGGCAAATTTAAAGATATTCAATTTGGGCAAGTGAAATCTGATGTCGTTTACAGCACTGATGAATATTTAATGTTGCTCAATACCTATTCTCCTTATATTAAATTAGAGCCAGATATTAAAAAAGCTTTATTTGCTGAACTAAGTCAAATAATTGATCATGATTTTGGTGGGAGTTTGCTACTTTCGTATATTTCGGCTTTTCATATCGGCAGAAAAATTTAA
- a CDS encoding pyridoxamine 5'-phosphate oxidase family protein: MPRKFGEIAFTPEVQAAQLQRGSRQTYERYIANGPANDSITPQIAEFIAHLDGFYLGTVSSNGYPYIQFRGGAPGFLKVINDKTLGFADFSGNVQYITVGNLSGEAKAFLFLMDYRHRKRIKIWGTAEYIEGDAVLIEQLQVPNYPAEIERVILFHVEAISENCPQHIPIRYSMNEVEAMMAPLQARISELEQLLSEKNSPSD; the protein is encoded by the coding sequence ATGCCACGCAAATTTGGAGAAATTGCCTTTACGCCAGAAGTTCAAGCCGCACAGTTACAGAGGGGTTCGCGGCAAACTTACGAACGCTACATTGCTAATGGCCCAGCCAATGATTCAATTACCCCGCAAATTGCAGAATTTATTGCTCATCTTGATGGATTTTATTTAGGAACAGTCAGTTCTAATGGCTACCCATATATCCAGTTTCGCGGCGGAGCGCCTGGCTTTCTCAAAGTCATAAATGACAAAACCTTGGGCTTTGCTGACTTTTCTGGAAACGTGCAGTATATCACAGTCGGTAACTTATCAGGAGAAGCCAAAGCATTTCTATTTTTAATGGATTACCGCCATCGAAAACGGATCAAAATCTGGGGAACAGCCGAATATATTGAAGGTGATGCTGTTTTGATTGAGCAACTCCAAGTTCCCAACTACCCAGCAGAAATTGAGCGAGTAATTCTGTTCCATGTCGAAGCCATCAGTGAGAATTGTCCCCAGCACATTCCCATTCGCTATTCTATGAATGAAGTTGAAGCAATGATGGCTCCTTTACAAGCACGAATTTCCGAATTAGAGCAGTTGTTAAGTGAAAAAAATTCTCCATCCGATTGA